The Pseudomonas berkeleyensis genome includes a region encoding these proteins:
- a CDS encoding NIPSNAP family protein, with protein sequence MVTCYLRYIVDPYKLKEFEHYAKLWIPLVARFGGTHHGYFLPSEGANDVALALFSFPSLADYERYRQDSFADAECQAAFKYAEETRCILSYERSFFRPVFE encoded by the coding sequence ATGGTCACCTGCTACCTGCGCTATATCGTCGATCCCTACAAACTCAAGGAATTCGAGCACTACGCCAAGCTGTGGATTCCGCTGGTAGCGCGCTTCGGCGGCACGCATCACGGTTACTTCCTGCCATCCGAGGGCGCCAACGACGTGGCCCTGGCACTGTTCAGCTTCCCCAGCCTGGCCGACTACGAGCGCTACCGTCAGGACTCGTTCGCCGATGCCGAGTGCCAGGCGGCGTTCAAATATGCCGAAGAGACGCGCTGCATCCTCAGCTACGAGCGCAGCTTCTTCCGGCCCGTATTCGAGTAG
- a CDS encoding LysR family transcriptional regulator, whose amino-acid sequence MAAYTLRQLKYFVTTVECGSVAEASRKLYIAQPSISTAIKGLEESFGVQLFIRHHAQGVSLTPSGARFYRKAQELLRMAHEFEQNALADNDVVAGQIDIGCFETVAPLYLPRLIAGFRQRYPGVEIRLHDGEQHELVQGLTAGRFDLAIFYEHDLDGTIETEPLMPPQRPYALLPEGHRFAAQAQVSLRDLVLDPMILLDVLPSRNYFVSIFEELGLSPNIVFSSPSIEMVRGMVGQGFGFSVLVTRPHCNTTYDGKQVVCVNITEDVTGSGLVAAWLKRAQLTKPAQLFVDYCKAELGEKRLAESA is encoded by the coding sequence GTGGCTGCCTACACCCTGCGTCAACTCAAGTATTTCGTCACCACCGTCGAGTGCGGCAGCGTCGCCGAGGCGTCACGCAAGCTGTACATCGCCCAGCCGTCCATCTCCACGGCAATCAAGGGTCTGGAAGAGAGCTTCGGCGTGCAGCTGTTCATCCGCCACCACGCCCAGGGCGTCTCGCTCACCCCCAGTGGTGCGCGCTTCTACCGCAAGGCGCAGGAGCTGCTGCGCATGGCGCACGAGTTCGAACAGAACGCCCTGGCCGACAACGACGTGGTGGCTGGGCAAATCGACATCGGCTGCTTCGAGACGGTCGCCCCGCTCTACCTGCCACGCCTGATCGCCGGCTTTCGCCAGCGCTACCCGGGCGTGGAAATCCGTCTGCACGACGGCGAGCAGCACGAGCTGGTGCAGGGCCTGACCGCCGGCCGCTTCGACCTGGCGATCTTCTACGAACATGACCTGGACGGCACCATCGAGACCGAGCCACTGATGCCGCCGCAACGGCCCTATGCGCTGCTGCCCGAAGGCCACCGCTTCGCCGCGCAGGCACAGGTGTCGCTGCGCGACCTGGTGCTCGACCCGATGATCCTGCTCGACGTGCTGCCGAGCCGGAACTACTTCGTGAGCATCTTCGAGGAACTGGGCCTGTCGCCGAACATCGTGTTCAGCTCGCCCTCCATCGAGATGGTGCGCGGTATGGTCGGCCAGGGCTTCGGCTTCTCGGTGCTGGTCACCCGCCCGCACTGCAACACCACCTACGACGGCAAGCAGGTGGTGTGCGTGAACATCACCGAGGACGTCACCGGCTCCGGCCTGGTCGCCGCCTGGCTCAAGCGCGCGCAACTGACCAAGCCGGCGCAGTTGTTCGTCGATTACTGCAAGGCGGAACTGGGCGAGAAGCGGCTGGCGGAATCCGCCTGA
- a CDS encoding GMC family oxidoreductase: MTEDSYDYLIVGAGSAGCVLANRLSADPAVRVCLIEAGGSDASPRVQIPAGTITLYKSKVFSWNYFSAPQKHLAGRRLHTPRGKALGGSSSMNSMIYIRGDASDYDRWEAAGCPGWGWNDVLPYFKKSEGNCLGQSLHYHGTQGELLVDKPRDPNPLSERYIRAAEQIGLKRNDDFNGGSLEGVGLYNLTQKNARRLSSYRAFVAPVRKRDNLVVLTGCEVERLLLDGERVTGLELRQNGQWRTLQCTRETILCAGALGSPHILLKSGIGPKTELEAAGVACKVDLPGVGKNLQDHIDGTLTVRSKSPLSLGFSVGALPKIIASPFKYLAQKMGWLTTNYVEAGGFARTPLAGDLPDVQMHFVPGYRSHRGRLFEWGHGYAIHTCVLRPKSIGEVRLGEGRSLSIDFNFFSDEQDARVLVEGVKLARRILAQPQFADIRGAEMLPGPQVQSDEELLAHLREKAATVFHPVGTCKMGSDDAAVVTPELKVRGVANLRVADASIMPTLISGNTNAPCIMIGEKAADLIRQG; this comes from the coding sequence ATGACAGAAGACTCATACGATTACCTGATCGTCGGTGCCGGTTCGGCCGGCTGCGTGCTGGCCAACCGCCTGAGCGCCGACCCCGCCGTGCGCGTGTGCCTGATCGAGGCCGGCGGCAGCGATGCCAGCCCGCGTGTACAGATACCGGCCGGCACCATTACCCTGTACAAGAGCAAGGTATTCAGCTGGAACTACTTCTCCGCGCCGCAGAAGCACCTCGCCGGGCGCCGTCTGCATACCCCGCGCGGCAAGGCCCTCGGCGGTTCCAGCTCGATGAACAGCATGATCTACATCCGTGGCGATGCCAGCGACTACGACCGCTGGGAGGCCGCCGGCTGCCCTGGCTGGGGCTGGAATGACGTGCTGCCGTACTTCAAGAAATCCGAAGGCAACTGCCTGGGCCAGTCGCTGCACTACCACGGCACCCAGGGCGAATTGCTGGTGGACAAACCACGCGATCCCAACCCGCTGTCCGAGCGCTACATCCGCGCCGCCGAGCAGATCGGCCTCAAGCGCAACGACGACTTCAACGGCGGCAGCCTGGAAGGCGTCGGCCTCTACAACCTCACCCAGAAGAACGCCCGGCGCCTTTCCAGCTACCGCGCCTTCGTCGCCCCGGTGCGTAAACGCGACAACCTCGTCGTGCTCACCGGCTGCGAAGTGGAGCGCCTGCTGCTCGATGGCGAGCGCGTCACTGGCCTGGAGCTGCGCCAGAACGGCCAGTGGCGCACCCTGCAGTGCACCCGTGAAACCATCCTCTGCGCCGGCGCGCTGGGTTCGCCGCATATCCTGCTGAAATCCGGCATCGGTCCGAAGACCGAGCTGGAGGCGGCCGGCGTGGCCTGCAAGGTCGACCTGCCCGGCGTCGGCAAGAACCTGCAGGATCACATCGACGGCACCCTCACCGTGCGCTCGAAGAGCCCGCTGTCGCTGGGTTTTTCCGTCGGCGCGCTGCCGAAGATCATCGCCTCGCCGTTCAAGTACCTGGCGCAGAAGATGGGCTGGCTGACCACCAACTACGTCGAGGCCGGCGGCTTCGCCCGCACGCCGCTGGCTGGCGATCTGCCCGACGTGCAGATGCACTTCGTGCCCGGCTACCGCAGCCATCGCGGTCGCCTGTTCGAGTGGGGCCACGGCTACGCCATCCACACCTGCGTGCTGCGGCCGAAGAGCATCGGCGAAGTGCGCCTGGGCGAAGGCCGCAGCCTGAGCATCGACTTCAACTTCTTCAGCGACGAGCAGGACGCCCGCGTGCTGGTGGAAGGGGTCAAGCTGGCGCGGCGCATCCTCGCCCAGCCGCAGTTCGCCGATATCCGTGGCGCGGAGATGCTGCCCGGCCCGCAGGTACAGAGCGACGAGGAACTGCTGGCGCACCTGCGCGAGAAGGCTGCCACCGTGTTCCACCCGGTGGGCACCTGCAAGATGGGCAGCGACGACGCGGCAGTGGTCACGCCCGAGCTGAAGGTGCGCGGCGTGGCCAACCTGCGCGTGGCCGACGCTTCGATCATGCCGACGCTGATCAGCGGCAACACCAACGCGCCGTGCATCATGATCGGCGAGAAGGCGGCCGATCTGATCCGTCAGGGCTGA
- a CDS encoding ABC transporter substrate-binding protein, translating into MKSSLHHRIVRSFACTALAAGMAATAQAGTLSIGHTTWVGYGTLYLARDLGYFKEAGLDLQLTTIEEASMYMAAQASGKLSGSASTIDEILKYRSKDFCFKAVAALDESHGGDGIVVQNDIADMQGLKGKSVAVNEGSVSQFWLSYLLKKAGMSMADIEVQNMTADDAASAFIAGHVPAAVTWEPNLTMVKQKGSGKVLVDSSATPGVIVDVVALDCGVIEKQPEDVKALVAGLYKAVEYTKQNPEKAYEIMAKGVGGYLSNPKDLAEAAKGVKFYDQAMSEKLLGTPGKAGDIAEIIKLANETWSTLQGKPYAVSYEDLVDTSFVTP; encoded by the coding sequence ATGAAATCGTCCTTGCACCACCGTATCGTCCGTTCCTTCGCCTGCACCGCCCTGGCTGCCGGCATGGCCGCCACCGCCCAGGCCGGCACCTTGTCCATCGGCCACACCACCTGGGTCGGCTACGGCACCCTGTACCTGGCCCGTGACCTCGGCTACTTCAAGGAAGCCGGCCTCGACCTGCAACTGACCACCATCGAGGAAGCCTCGATGTACATGGCCGCGCAGGCCTCGGGCAAGCTCTCCGGCTCGGCCTCGACCATCGACGAAATTCTCAAGTACCGCTCCAAGGACTTCTGCTTCAAGGCCGTGGCGGCGCTGGATGAATCCCACGGTGGCGACGGCATCGTGGTGCAGAACGACATCGCCGACATGCAGGGCCTCAAGGGTAAGTCCGTGGCGGTCAACGAAGGTTCGGTGTCGCAGTTCTGGCTCAGCTACCTGCTGAAGAAGGCCGGCATGAGCATGGCCGACATCGAAGTGCAGAACATGACTGCCGACGACGCCGCCTCGGCCTTCATCGCCGGCCACGTGCCGGCGGCGGTGACCTGGGAGCCGAATCTGACCATGGTCAAGCAGAAGGGCAGCGGCAAGGTGCTGGTCGACAGCAGCGCCACACCCGGCGTGATCGTCGACGTGGTGGCGCTGGATTGTGGCGTCATCGAGAAGCAGCCAGAAGACGTCAAGGCGCTGGTCGCCGGCCTGTACAAGGCGGTCGAGTACACCAAGCAGAACCCGGAGAAGGCCTACGAAATCATGGCCAAGGGCGTCGGTGGCTACCTGTCCAATCCCAAGGATCTGGCCGAGGCCGCCAAGGGCGTGAAGTTCTATGACCAGGCCATGAGCGAGAAGCTGCTCGGCACCCCCGGCAAGGCCGGCGACATCGCCGAGATCATCAAGCTGGCCAACGAGACCTGGAGCACCCTGCAGGGCAAGCCCTACGCGGTGAGCTACGAGGATCTGGTGGATACCTCTTTCGTCACGCCTTGA
- a CDS encoding methyl-accepting chemotaxis protein produces MQGNLGRMISSINQHSEQLQHTARTLTGTAQRILQDSTQQADSATSMAAAMEQMIQNIAQVSTHAHDAKGISAHSGQLADSGGQVILGVVDGMNRIAEAVTSSSETITELGRSSEEIHSIIQVIKSIAEQTNLLALNAAIEAARAGEAGRGFAVVADEVRNLAARTAHSTQEITDMIGRIRSNTHLAVDSMQAGVTRVNDGVALAHQAGDSINEIRDGAQRAAQVVEEISHTIGEQSNASSEVAQRVEQIAQMAQHNAQAVNELAHSAEELERVAQGMRNAVMQFQV; encoded by the coding sequence ATGCAGGGCAATCTCGGCCGCATGATCAGCAGCATCAACCAGCACAGCGAGCAGTTGCAGCACACCGCGCGCACGCTGACCGGCACGGCCCAGCGCATTCTGCAGGACTCCACCCAGCAGGCGGACAGCGCCACGAGCATGGCCGCGGCCATGGAGCAGATGATCCAGAACATCGCCCAGGTGTCCACGCACGCTCATGACGCCAAAGGCATTTCCGCCCATTCCGGGCAACTGGCCGACAGCGGCGGCCAGGTCATACTTGGCGTGGTCGACGGCATGAACCGTATCGCCGAAGCGGTCACCTCGTCGTCCGAGACGATCACCGAGTTGGGGCGTTCATCCGAGGAAATCCATTCGATCATCCAGGTCATCAAGAGCATCGCCGAACAGACCAATCTGCTCGCCCTCAATGCCGCGATCGAGGCTGCACGCGCGGGGGAGGCCGGGCGTGGTTTCGCCGTGGTCGCCGACGAGGTGCGCAACCTGGCGGCCCGCACCGCGCACTCGACCCAGGAAATCACCGACATGATCGGGCGCATCCGCAGCAACACCCACCTGGCGGTGGACAGCATGCAGGCCGGCGTGACGCGGGTGAACGATGGTGTGGCCCTGGCGCACCAGGCCGGCGATTCGATCAATGAAATACGCGATGGCGCGCAACGCGCCGCCCAGGTGGTGGAGGAGATTTCCCACACCATCGGCGAGCAGAGCAACGCCAGCAGTGAGGTGGCGCAGCGTGTCGAGCAGATCGCGCAGATGGCTCAGCACAACGCCCAGGCGGTGAACGAACTGGCGCATTCGGCGGAGGAACTGGAGCGGGTGGCGCAGGGCATGCGCAACGCCGTCATGCAGTTCCAGGTCTGA
- a CDS encoding aldehyde dehydrogenase, with product MYELSDWQQRARQQAFIEQAIIGGRRVAAQSGATFATINPATGQVLAQVAACGEAEVELAVSSARQAFEAGVWSQRTPTERKQVLLRLAELILANRDELALLDSLNMGKPVMDAWNIDVPGAAGVFRWYAESLDKLYDEVAPSARNVLATITREALGVVAAVVPWNFPLDMAAWKLAPALAAGNSVVLKPAEQSPFSALRLAELALEAGLPEGVLNVVPGLGESAGKALGLHMDVDCLAFTGSTEVGKYFMGYSAQSNLKQVWLECGGKSANLVFADCQDLDLAAEKAAFGIFFNQGEVCSANSRLLVQRSIHDEFVERLQAKARDWLPGDPLDPASRAGAIVEARQTARIMDFIKDAQADGARLVCGGQQLTVGGSGNFIAPTIFTGVAPNSRLAREEVFGPVLAVLPFDSEAEAVALANDSVYGLAASLWSDDLNRAHRVARRLKAGTVSVNTVDALDVSTPFGGGKQSGFGRDLSLHSFDKYTQLKTTWFQLRP from the coding sequence GTGTACGAACTCAGCGACTGGCAGCAACGCGCCCGGCAGCAAGCCTTCATCGAACAGGCCATCATCGGTGGTCGCCGTGTGGCGGCGCAGTCCGGCGCCACCTTCGCGACCATCAACCCGGCCACCGGCCAGGTGCTGGCACAGGTTGCTGCCTGTGGCGAGGCCGAGGTCGAACTGGCCGTGAGCAGCGCCCGCCAGGCCTTCGAAGCCGGCGTCTGGTCGCAACGTACCCCCACCGAGCGCAAGCAGGTGCTGCTGCGCCTGGCCGAGCTGATCCTGGCCAATCGTGATGAGCTGGCACTGCTCGATTCGCTGAACATGGGCAAGCCGGTGATGGATGCCTGGAACATCGACGTGCCCGGCGCTGCTGGCGTATTCCGCTGGTACGCCGAGAGCCTCGACAAGCTCTACGACGAAGTTGCGCCCAGTGCACGCAACGTGCTCGCCACCATCACCCGCGAAGCGCTGGGCGTGGTCGCTGCCGTGGTGCCGTGGAATTTCCCGCTGGACATGGCCGCCTGGAAGCTGGCGCCGGCCCTGGCCGCCGGCAACTCGGTGGTGCTCAAGCCCGCCGAGCAGTCACCGTTCTCCGCCCTGCGCCTGGCCGAGCTGGCGCTGGAGGCCGGGCTGCCAGAGGGCGTGCTGAACGTGGTGCCGGGCCTCGGCGAGAGCGCCGGCAAGGCCCTTGGCCTGCATATGGACGTCGACTGCCTGGCCTTCACCGGCTCCACCGAGGTGGGCAAATACTTCATGGGTTATTCGGCGCAGTCCAACCTCAAGCAGGTGTGGCTGGAGTGCGGCGGCAAGAGCGCCAACCTGGTGTTCGCCGATTGCCAGGATCTCGACCTGGCCGCCGAGAAGGCCGCCTTCGGCATCTTCTTCAACCAGGGCGAGGTGTGCTCGGCCAACTCGCGCCTGCTGGTGCAGCGTTCGATCCACGATGAATTCGTCGAGCGCTTGCAGGCCAAGGCGCGCGACTGGCTGCCTGGCGATCCACTCGACCCGGCCAGTCGTGCCGGCGCCATCGTCGAAGCGCGGCAGACCGCACGCATCATGGATTTCATCAAGGATGCCCAGGCCGACGGCGCACGCCTGGTCTGCGGTGGTCAGCAACTGACCGTGGGCGGCTCGGGCAACTTTATTGCACCGACCATCTTCACCGGTGTGGCGCCGAACAGTCGCCTGGCCCGCGAGGAAGTCTTCGGTCCGGTGCTGGCGGTGCTGCCGTTCGACAGCGAGGCCGAGGCCGTGGCCCTGGCCAACGACAGCGTCTACGGCTTGGCCGCCTCGCTGTGGAGCGACGACCTCAATCGCGCCCACCGTGTTGCCCGTCGCCTCAAGGCCGGCACCGTGTCGGTCAACACCGTCGATGCGCTGGACGTCAGCACGCCGTTCGGTGGCGGCAAGCAATCCGGCTTTGGCCGCGACCTGTCGCTGCATTCGTTCGACAAGTACACGCAACTGAAGACCACCTGGTTCCAGCTGCGTCCGTAG
- a CDS encoding aspartate aminotransferase family protein, with the protein MTARKHTTQEYQALDAAHHIHAFLDQKALNEKGALVIAKGQGLNLWDTDGKRYLDGMSGLWCTALGYGRADLNAAASRQLEELPYYNLFFHTTHPRVVELSELLFSLLPKHYSHAIYTNSGSEANEVLIRTVRRYWQVVGKPSKTVMIGRWNGYHGSTLGSTALGGMGFMHEMGGMLPGFAHIGEPYWFAEGGDLSEEAFGLKAARELEAKILELGAENVAAFVAEPFQGAGGMIFPPASYWAEVQRICRQYDVLLCADEVIGGFGRTGEWFAHQHFGFQPDTLTIAKGLTSGYIPMGGLVLSGRIADALVQEGGVFAHGLTYAGHPVAAAVAIANLTALRDEKIVETVKADTGPYLQKLLRETFESHPLIGDIQGTGLVAALQFAEDKATRKRFAHENDIAWHCRTVGFDEGLIIRSTLGRMIMAPALVATHAELDELVEKTKRAVDRTGRELNLL; encoded by the coding sequence ATGACTGCCCGGAAACACACCACCCAGGAATACCAGGCACTGGATGCGGCGCACCATATCCATGCCTTCCTCGACCAGAAGGCGCTCAACGAGAAGGGCGCGCTGGTGATCGCCAAGGGCCAGGGCCTGAACCTCTGGGACACGGACGGCAAGCGTTATCTGGATGGCATGTCCGGCCTGTGGTGCACCGCGCTGGGCTATGGCCGCGCCGACCTCAACGCCGCCGCCAGCCGCCAGTTGGAGGAGCTGCCGTACTACAACCTGTTCTTCCACACCACACACCCGCGCGTGGTGGAGCTGTCCGAGCTGCTCTTCAGCCTGTTGCCCAAGCACTACAGCCACGCCATCTACACCAACTCCGGCTCCGAGGCCAACGAGGTGCTGATCCGCACCGTGCGCCGTTACTGGCAGGTGGTGGGCAAGCCGAGCAAGACCGTGATGATCGGCCGCTGGAACGGCTACCACGGCTCCACCCTGGGCAGCACCGCGCTCGGCGGCATGGGGTTCATGCATGAGATGGGTGGCATGCTGCCGGGCTTCGCCCACATTGGTGAGCCCTATTGGTTCGCCGAGGGCGGCGACCTTTCCGAAGAAGCCTTCGGCCTCAAGGCCGCCCGCGAGCTGGAAGCGAAGATCCTCGAACTGGGCGCCGAGAACGTCGCCGCCTTCGTTGCCGAACCCTTCCAGGGCGCCGGCGGCATGATCTTCCCACCGGCCAGCTACTGGGCCGAAGTGCAACGCATCTGCCGCCAGTACGACGTGCTGCTGTGCGCCGATGAAGTGATCGGCGGCTTCGGCCGTACCGGCGAGTGGTTCGCCCACCAGCACTTCGGCTTCCAGCCCGACACCCTGACCATCGCCAAGGGCCTGACCAGCGGCTATATCCCCATGGGCGGCCTGGTGCTCAGCGGTCGCATCGCCGACGCCCTGGTGCAGGAGGGCGGCGTGTTCGCCCACGGCCTGACCTACGCCGGCCACCCGGTGGCCGCCGCCGTGGCCATCGCCAACCTCACCGCGCTGCGCGACGAGAAGATCGTCGAAACGGTCAAGGCTGATACCGGGCCGTACCTGCAGAAATTGCTGCGCGAGACCTTCGAAAGTCACCCGCTGATCGGCGATATCCAGGGCACCGGCCTGGTCGCCGCCTTGCAGTTCGCCGAGGACAAGGCCACGCGCAAGCGCTTCGCCCACGAGAACGATATCGCCTGGCACTGCCGCACCGTCGGCTTCGACGAGGGCCTGATCATTCGCTCCACCCTCGGCCGGATGATCATGGCGCCGGCGCTGGTGGCTACGCATGCCGAGCTGGACGAACTGGTGGAGAAGACCAAGCGCGCGGTGGATCGCACCGGGCGTGAGCTGAATCTGCTGTAA
- a CDS encoding ABC transporter permease — protein sequence MATQKSWVQRCLTPKVDLPGGLVLGASSLCWLLVLGLWALLSYGGVVPSMFLPTPGDVIAAGVRLAGDGTLSKHVLASLEVVLIGFVVSSLVSVPLGLLMGSFRIVQAFLEPLVNFIRYLPVTSFVPLFILWIGIGLEQRVAVIIFGVFFQQLVMVADVSKGVSRDLLNASYTLGASRRDVVLHVLGPASLPGILDTLRVTMGWAWTYLVVAELVAASSGLGYISLKAMRGFQVDVIFLAIAIIGLLGLITDQLFRLLRLRIAAWAQ from the coding sequence ATGGCCACGCAAAAATCCTGGGTGCAGCGCTGCCTGACCCCCAAAGTCGACTTGCCCGGCGGCCTGGTGCTGGGCGCCAGCAGCCTGTGCTGGCTGCTGGTGCTGGGCCTGTGGGCCCTGCTGTCCTATGGCGGCGTGGTGCCGTCGATGTTCCTGCCGACGCCGGGCGATGTGATCGCCGCCGGCGTGCGTCTGGCCGGCGACGGCACCCTGAGCAAGCATGTGCTGGCCAGCCTGGAAGTGGTGCTGATCGGCTTCGTCGTGTCGTCGCTGGTGTCGGTGCCGCTGGGCCTGCTGATGGGCAGCTTTCGTATCGTCCAGGCCTTTCTCGAACCGCTGGTGAACTTCATCCGCTACCTGCCGGTGACCAGCTTCGTGCCGCTGTTCATCCTGTGGATCGGCATCGGCCTGGAACAGCGCGTGGCGGTGATCATCTTCGGCGTGTTCTTCCAGCAACTGGTGATGGTCGCCGACGTCTCCAAGGGCGTCTCGCGTGACCTGCTCAACGCCAGCTACACCCTCGGCGCCAGCCGCCGCGACGTGGTGCTGCACGTACTCGGTCCGGCCTCCTTGCCGGGCATCCTCGACACCCTGCGGGTGACCATGGGCTGGGCCTGGACGTATCTGGTGGTGGCTGAACTGGTCGCTGCCAGCAGCGGCCTTGGCTACATCAGCCTGAAGGCCATGCGCGGCTTCCAGGTGGATGTGATCTTCCTCGCCATTGCCATCATCGGCCTGCTCGGGCTGATCACCGATCAACTGTTCCGTCTGCTTCGACTGAGGATTGCCGCATGGGCGCAGTAG
- a CDS encoding ABC transporter ATP-binding protein, translated as MGAVAKKPYIMPALSEYAEVAARLKVDNVSLRYQSPKGETFTALDRVSFEVPDQQFAVIVGPSGCGKSSLLYLTAGLNEPTEGEIYVGGQKVEGPGADRGMVFQGYTLFPWLTVRQNIEFGLKRRKLEASEIRTIVEFYLNEVGLAKFAEHYPKQLSGGMMQRVAIARALANDPQILLMDEPFGALDSQTRLQMQQLLLQVWGNSKKTVVFVTHDIDEAILLADRIYVMGARPGRIKEILDVPIERPRNLDVVMEPEFIRMKRHILGLLHDDLEEVH; from the coding sequence ATGGGCGCAGTAGCCAAGAAACCCTACATCATGCCGGCGCTCAGCGAGTACGCCGAGGTCGCCGCGCGGCTCAAGGTGGACAACGTCAGCCTGCGCTACCAGTCGCCCAAGGGCGAAACCTTCACTGCGCTCGACCGCGTTTCCTTCGAAGTGCCGGATCAGCAGTTCGCGGTGATCGTCGGCCCTTCCGGCTGCGGCAAGTCGAGCCTGCTCTACCTCACCGCCGGCCTCAACGAACCCACCGAAGGCGAGATCTACGTCGGCGGGCAGAAGGTCGAAGGTCCTGGCGCCGACCGCGGCATGGTGTTCCAGGGCTACACCCTGTTCCCCTGGCTCACCGTGCGCCAGAACATCGAGTTCGGCCTCAAGCGACGCAAGCTGGAGGCCAGCGAGATTCGCACCATCGTCGAGTTCTACCTGAATGAGGTGGGCCTGGCGAAGTTCGCCGAGCATTACCCCAAGCAGCTTTCCGGCGGCATGATGCAGCGTGTGGCCATCGCCCGTGCGCTGGCCAACGACCCGCAGATTCTGCTGATGGACGAACCCTTCGGTGCCCTCGACAGCCAGACCCGTCTGCAGATGCAGCAACTGCTGCTGCAGGTGTGGGGCAACAGCAAGAAGACCGTGGTGTTCGTCACCCACGACATCGACGAAGCCATCCTGCTCGCCGACCGCATCTACGTGATGGGCGCGCGCCCGGGGCGCATCAAGGAAATCCTCGACGTGCCCATCGAACGCCCGCGCAACCTCGACGTGGTCATGGAGCCCGAGTTCATCCGCATGAAACGGCACATCCTCGGCCTGCTGCACGACGACCTGGAAGAGGTGCATTGA